The genomic stretch CCAGTGACGATTTGAACTAAATTGTATGGTAGAGATGAGATACATGAGGGGTAAGAATAATGAAGGAAAGGGTAAAGTCGACATACCTAGGAACGGAACCGGGATTTCTCATTCGGAAATGCCAAAATACAAATCATaggtcaaatttaattttgataagggtcaagcttaatttttaagcctaaattacatatatattcaacttcataaaaaaaatttgaaataaaattttgtatGCTGCTTGTTTTGGTAGTTGATAGAACATTTCCATCAATTGATATCAAAGTGATGCTAGATGTGCCTTTTGTCTTGCATAAGTAGGCGGCAGGAAAGCATTATTTCCAAATTTATactagatttatttatttatttatttatttattttttatttgtttgcatataaatgcatgttttctttatgttatGCACTAACATAAAAGGTTGTCTACAATCTATTTTAATGTAGAGTTGTTCATGAGCCTTTATATCCTGATTTCATTGTTGCATTTAATCAAGGGGAATTGATAAAATTTGACTATGCATGAGTGACCTCAAAATGGGCTTGCATTCTCTTTTGCAATTCAGCCTTCTTAGGGCCACATTCCCTCTAAAATCACAAATCACCATGCTATTTCTTGCTGTCCAATCATGTTCTATTGGAGACTTAAAACTTATTGGAGAACTTAGACTCATTGTTATTGCAACTCCCTTCAATCACATCTCAGTTTTAGTTTAGTCTAGTCCCAGGCTTCTGTAATGATAAATGTCTCAATCTCtgatgaccaatttttttttttaccctttatGGATCTTAGTAACTCTTACTTCTCATGAACTTAAACCATTAGAGCATTGTTTCTTTAGATTGGAAACATGAACTAGATAATTAATGATGCTTATTCAAATTTGCAGACAATTAGTTGGCCATTAAGCATCACAAGCTCAACTTTTACAAAATTCTGAAGTTTGTCTCAAGATTCTGTGACATTTAGCTGTTGATAAGTAAAGGGCTGATCCTATCATAATATCACATTAAATGGGACTTTTACATTTTACATCTATAAACCACCTCACAGTCGGGTGCCAACATTTTTTTCCTCAACTGTACAGTAAAAACTACTCATCTGACAAAGTTTAGTTTTAGCCCTCTTTTTTGTTTGCAACAAAAGAAGTATTTTGGAAAGTACAACTAAAGCTAATCAAAGCTGGATGATCTGCTCCATCTTCCTTTCAAGTATTCTTCTGAAGAAAGACTGTTTCTCTGCTCCAGACTACTATATGATGTGGAATCATCGTCAACATCAAGCAATGCAAGACTCAAATGTAACTCTGCACTAGAATTTGGATAAACCTCATCGTCATTATTGTCCTGGCTTTCCAAGTCCTTTGGATCACCTTCGACATATTTATCTCCTTTTAGGAGCTTTAGCATCTGGAAAAGtaagttaatatgttaaatctcagattgtcccaaaagcttaaacggataggaaatgatgaatttaatcatttagttaatactttaactaaaataaataaataaataatcaagtAGCTTTCACTGTAATAGTAAAGAGAACTTATATTTGGAGTATTGCTTAATGTATGACATCTAACTAAGAGTATGGCATCTTCAAAATTGCAATGTAATTACCTGGCTCATTTTAGGCCGAAGCCTAGCTGCCCGTGTGATGCATAGTGTTGCTGCAAGAACCATTCTCTGCAGCTGAACCTCATCATATTTTCCATCCAAGTTTGGATCCAATATACCTTTTACATCTTCACTCTCTATTATTGGCTTTGCCTGCATTCATTGTGTTAAATGTTATTCATCCACATAACTAATACAAGCAGAAATTCTATATCTGGAGGAGGCTCTTACCCACATGACCAAGCTCTCTTGTCCTTTGGGAGTCTCGGAGCTAATTGGTTTTCTTCCTGAAATCAATTCAAGAAGCACTACACCAAATGCATACACATCAATCTTGTCACTTACTTTCCCATACATGAAATATTCAGGAGCAAGGTAACCAAATGTTCCTAATACATCGCGTTGAGTCACAAACGAAGAATTTGTCGGTCCCCAAATCGCGAGCCCAAAGTCAGATAACTGTCacacaaaaataacaatttgtCATGTTACACATCTGTGACAATGCATTATTTTGAATTACCATCTGCATTAGTCTGGTGGAGCAGTACATGTGGTTCAAGCCCGTTGGAGAGAAGAATGTTTGAAGACTTGACGTCTCTATGAATAACAGGCCGAGAACATTCATTATGCAGGTAATTTAGAGCTTCAGCAATCCCAACAGCTATGTTAAATCTCACTTCCCATGATAATATGGATTTATCTTTGCTTTTACCTGCATTGTATATTAGCTGATATAGTATGGTTTTTGGCTagcaagtgaaaaaaaaaaaaaaaaaagaagcataaaaTCTCATTCAATCTTTACCGTGTAGGTTTTCCTCTAAGCTTCCTCTAGGAAAGAAGTCATAAACCGAGATTAGAGCATTATCTTCCATGCAAGCCCCAAGCAAGGCCGTGATGTGTTTGTGCTTCAATGAGGAGATGATATCAACTTCACGTGCGAAATCCTTCCATGCTTCTTTGCTTGATTGCAGAATCTTTACTGCCACTGGCTTGCCATCTGGGAGAATCCCCTTATATACACGGTTACAACCTCCTTTCCCAATCATATTTTCTGTtacaaaaggaaaattttatgtAGAAAATTAGTCTGAAGGGTGTTAGAATATAGGGTTTCTATATAGGTTTGATAATTTGCTTATCTATATATTTTCCATAGTtagttgattgtaatcaaatcaattacctatttttcttctcttcaccTACCCCAATTTCCTTATAAATAGGGATAATTTGAAAtgtaaaaatcatcaaaaagtAAGATCACAATTCAcctcaaaaaaaagaaagtaagatcACAATTAGCCTCTAGGGCAATTCCTAGTAGTGAATGTAGGTGTATAAttccgagccacccccaaattattttgtcccattttctctcttttttttttctttttttttttttttcactattttcccttttattacaaatttctaCAAAGTGGAAAAGACATTTCAATGAGTAATCTGAGGATGAAAGGTAGTCACCTGAGGAGAAATGAGAAGTTGAAGTTTTCAGAACCTCATGACCGAACCATTTGCAAACTGATGAGTCTGTTTTGAGGAGATGCTCCAAACCTTTTGGTAGCTCAAACAAAGCAGATACACCTGTTTCAGTACTCTCATCCAAAATGTCATTGATATCTCCTTCAAATGGGCTCTCTTCAATAGTTGAACATTGAGGACTTAGCTGTGGGGAACGATCTGGTAAGCTCATTACCCACTGCACCACAGACATGTTCCTTCCATGTGGGGCTCGTGGACTTGATGAACTAGCTCTGCGGAGTAACGGCCAACCAAGCTGGCTTTGCTCCGAACGGTCTCCTGCATATAAAGAAGTCGATCTCAAAGAAAGTTGGTTGCTTTTGCAGGCATGGTTGAAAACTTCATCCTTCAAGTCTTCATCAATTGAGTTTTGAACCACTTTAGAAGTGGATATCTGTGACTCTGTCTCAGAGTCACCAAATTCAGATTGGCATTCTTTGGAAGTGGGAACTTGCATTACACTCAAATTTGGTTTTGGATCTCCTTTAAGGCCTGAAATAATCGAAAACAAATTCATTATATGATATATCTGAATTAATCTACAAGATGGGTGTTTGATTAACCAGGAAACAAATACCAAACCTGGTAGTTGGCTATTGGTGAACCTTCTGAAGACAATTTTCCCATTGTGGATAGCCAAAACATCGGTCGTTGAAGGCAATCTCTTGGTGCAATATTTCGCCATGGAAGCCCAACCCCTGAAAACGATATTTGTTTAGTCATCAGAAAAGAATCAAACAAACTAAACCCAATGAAAAGTTGAGGTTCTAGGCTTCTAGCTAGATCCCCCCCCTACCCGAGAGCGCTTTGCTTGCTTATCCCTACAACTACAGCCACAGCAGCATGGCTCTTTGCCTCTCTCACCAGAACCTTTCTCACTGAACTTCCTGTGAATATCTGACCGCTGAGATCAACCTGAAACATGGTAATCAATCATTGATATTGCAACAAacgagaaaaaacaaaaacaaaaaaagcattACTGACCTTCTTTACACTACAAAGGCCTTCATAAACTTCTAAATAACCATCCAACAAGTTCTTGTTTTTTGAAGCCTGATCTGTGTTGATGATAAATCATATTACAGGAAAGAAACAAGAATTTGAATTGAGAAAGCATATGCAAATTTTCCAAAGGGTATTACCAGAACTTCGACAAACATGAACTGCAACCACGCAATCTCCAGGCTCAGCTACTTTCACAAGAGCCCAGCTGAGCAGCTCTCTGCTATGGCTGTCCATTTGAATGCCAACCAATACATTTTTCTTCACAACAGCCTTTTGTTCCTCCTCAACTGTCATTGTATTTTCTTTCCCTCTAATCAATCTCTTTCaatttctcaaaacatctaTAAATTCTGTTCCTTCTTGAACTGTTCTGACCACTAATCTTGCCAGTTCTTGAACGGATCATTTCAATCCCTGCAATAAAAAGCTACCATTTTCACTCAAAGCTAGAATAACAACTCTAATGCCCCCATTAGACTATTATAAATGGTGCCAATCAACAGATTACCAGTAAATAAACCAAATccctattaataaaaaattcccaacaaaaaattaagtattCTATCCATGAGTCATACTACATGAAATAACCCACATGATTTTGCACTAAAGATTAAacatttacccaaaaaaaaaaagttatagcaAACGATAAACAAGACCCGACAATAAAATTGTACCTAAAAGGTGCATGTGTTGTGGCAACATGTTGTTGGAGCCAAACATGTTTTAAATATGAAAACCGCCAAACAGCATCAGCCTAGCTACCTAATGCAGCTAAAAATCAAGACCCagaaaaaactattaaaattacaaGAAGACTctgaatttaaaaaagaatatttttgaaAGATGAGTGCTTTGGTGACGATCAAGCTTATTTAAGCAAATGGGTTtactctaaaaaattaaaaaaaaaaaaaaaaaaaaaaaaaaaaggtgatggGTTTTTGGAATTATGGAGAGGAAAGTGTCGACAAGTGAGTGAATTTCCATGAAGAGTGGGGAAAAATAATGGTTTGTGTACAAAGACAGAGTAAAAAGAGGAGTAATGTTTTATTTAAGTCCGTTGATAACACCGGCAGTTTTCGCGGGAAACTCATGATATCCGGTCATATTCCGTGCACCGAAAAGAGGGGGTTGGAGCTCTCGACCGGCTGTTCCGGGTTGACGAACAGTAAGGACAAGGTTTGAGAccagaaaaagagagaaattattattattattttaaaaaagaagaaataaaagtgCCTTGTGATACACTTTGACTCGTACAATCAGTTTCAACCTAAAGACTTAATTGTCATGACTTAATAAAAGGTTAATCACATATGTATAATATATTAAAAGcagaaattataattataattttttaaaataattatttgtataaTTCAATTTCATCTAATACATATCTCGCATTATATAATTATTGGAAcattcacacatttttttttttttttttctttttctttttctttttcctcgaACAAATCAAGTTTAACATTAACCCCACATTC from Corylus avellana chromosome ca1, CavTom2PMs-1.0 encodes the following:
- the LOC132166429 gene encoding protein kinase STUNTED; protein product: MTVEEEQKAVVKKNVLVGIQMDSHSRELLSWALVKVAEPGDCVVAVHVCRSSDQASKNKNLLDGYLEVYEGLCSVKKVDLSGQIFTGSSVRKVLVREAKSHAAVAVVVGISKQSALGGWASMAKYCTKRLPSTTDVLAIHNGKIVFRRFTNSQLPGLKGDPKPNLSVMQVPTSKECQSEFGDSETESQISTSKVVQNSIDEDLKDEVFNHACKSNQLSLRSTSLYAGDRSEQSQLGWPLLRRASSSSPRAPHGRNMSVVQWVMSLPDRSPQLSPQCSTIEESPFEGDINDILDESTETGVSALFELPKGLEHLLKTDSSVCKWFGHEVLKTSTSHFSSENMIGKGGCNRVYKGILPDGKPVAVKILQSSKEAWKDFAREVDIISSLKHKHITALLGACMEDNALISVYDFFPRGSLEENLHGKSKDKSILSWEVRFNIAVGIAEALNYLHNECSRPVIHRDVKSSNILLSNGLEPHLSDFGLAIWGPTNSSFVTQRDVLGTFGYLAPEYFMYGKVSDKIDVYAFGVVLLELISGRKPISSETPKGQESLVMWAKPIIESEDVKGILDPNLDGKYDEVQLQRMVLAATLCITRAARLRPKMSQMLKLLKGDKYVEGDPKDLESQDNNDDEVYPNSSAELHLSLALLDVDDDSTSYSSLEQRNSLSSEEYLKGRWSRSSSFD